In the Blautia coccoides genome, CCTCACTTTCGCCGTTGTCAGCCTTTTCAGATACATATAGGCCGCTTCTCTGTATAGTTTACATTATAATGCATTTCTTGTTCCAGAAAAAGGACTAAAATCCTGAAGATGAAATTATATGTCCTATAAGGCACAGTGTCCAAAAAAGGCAGAACCGTGGAAGCAGCCGGCAGAATAGCCTGACTGTCCGCAAGTTCTGCCTTTTATCATACAGACTTTTGGAAAAAATCGGAACTGACCTTAGAAACTTCTGATCTGGTCATCCTCATCTTCTGTTGATTTTACAATGGATTTGATCACGACAGGATAGCTCACTGTGTCATTTACCCTCACCATGACCCGATCGCCTTCCCGGTGTCCCCGGACGGCTTTTCCCAGGGGAGATTCTATACTGATCTTATTGTCAATAGAGTTACCCCTGATAGAAGTTACCAGTTTGTAGGTCTCGGTCTCATCCTCATCCTCGTAGTAAATTTCCACCACATTATTGATCCCCACCTCATCACTTCCGGAATCATCCTTCACAATTGCGGCGGTCTTCAGCATTCTCTCCAGATACCGGATGCGGCTTTCATTTTTGTTCTTGTCCTTTTTCGCCGCATAATATTCAAAATTCTCACTCAGGTCACCCTGTGCCCTGGCCTCCTTGACAGCCTCTATGGCTTCCTTTCTGACCACCAGCTTCCGGTACTCGATTTCCTCCTGGATCTTCTTTACATCACTCTCTGTCAACTGTTCCCGCATATCACTCTGCCTCTTTTCCTGCTATTCC is a window encoding:
- a CDS encoding GreA/GreB family elongation factor; amino-acid sequence: MREQLTESDVKKIQEEIEYRKLVVRKEAIEAVKEARAQGDLSENFEYYAAKKDKNKNESRIRYLERMLKTAAIVKDDSGSDEVGINNVVEIYYEDEDETETYKLVTSIRGNSIDNKISIESPLGKAVRGHREGDRVMVRVNDTVSYPVVIKSIVKSTEDEDDQIRSF